A single window of Solea solea chromosome 9, fSolSol10.1, whole genome shotgun sequence DNA harbors:
- the dr1 gene encoding protein Dr1 — protein sequence MASSSGNDDDLTIPRAAINKMIKETLPNVRVANDARELVVNCCTEFIHLISSEANEICNKSDKKTISPEHVINALESLGFASYITEVKDVLQECKTVALKRRKASSRLENLGIPEEELLRQQQELFAKARQQQAELAQQEWMQMQHAAQQAQMAAASASAAQQASSSQDEDEEDDM from the exons ATGGCTTCCTCATCTGGAAACGACGACGATCTCACCATCCCCAGAGCAGCCATCAACAAGATGATCAAAGAAACTCTACCGAATGTGCGAGTAGCCAACGACGCACGGGAGCTGGTGGTGAACTGCTGCACGGAGTTCATCCACCTCATTTCCTCAGAAGCCAATGAAATATGCAACAAGTCGGACAAGAAGACTATTTCTCCCGAACACGTCATCAACG CCCTGGAGAGTCTCGGTTTTGCATCATATATCACAGAGGTGAAAGACGTCCTGCAGGAGTGTAAAACTGTGGctctgaagaggaggaaggcCAGCTCGAGACTGGAGAATTTGGGCATCCCAGAGGAAGAGCTCCTCAGACAGCAACAGGAACTTTTTGCCAAG GCGCGGCAGCAACAGGCAGAGTTAGCTCAGCAGGAGTGGATGCAGATGCAGCACGCTGCTCAACAGGCACAGATGGCTGCAGCATCTGCCAGTGCTGCCCAGCAGGCCAGTTCCTCTCAGGATGAAGACGAAGAAGACGACATGTGA
- the gadd45ab gene encoding growth arrest and DNA-damage-inducible, alpha, b isoform X2, which yields MVSVAEALEEVLSSALPQNCITVGVYEAAKSLNADPDNVVLCLLATDGEEEDVALQIHFTLIQAFCRENDINILRVSNIRRLAEILGGGKPGGEPMDLHCVLVTNPQSLLWKDPALSKVNRFCRESRCLDQWVPVINLPD from the exons ATGGTGTCGGTGGCTGAAGCGTTAGAGGAGGTGCTGAGCTCTGCCTTGCCTCAGAATTGCATCACGGTTGGAGTCTACGAGGCTGCGAAGTCACTCAACGC CGATCCAGACAACGTGGTGTTGTGTCTGCTGGCCACAGAcggcgaggaggaggacgtgGCTCTGCAGATCCATTTCACCCTAATCCAGGCGTTCTGCCGCGAAAATGACATCAACATCCTACGAGTGAGCAACATCAGACGTCTAGCAGAAATCCTGGGTGGAGGGAAACCCGGTGGGGAGCCCATGGACCTGCACTGTGTTCTAGTTACT AACCCTCAGTCGCTGCTGTGGAAAGATCCTGCACTGAGCAAAGTCAACAGATTCTGCAGAGAAAGTCGCTGCTTGGATCAGTGGGTGCCCGTCATTAACCTGCCCGACTGA
- the gadd45ab gene encoding growth arrest and DNA-damage-inducible, alpha, b isoform X1 — MCNMTVEENSADHSSQRMVSVAEALEEVLSSALPQNCITVGVYEAAKSLNADPDNVVLCLLATDGEEEDVALQIHFTLIQAFCRENDINILRVSNIRRLAEILGGGKPGGEPMDLHCVLVTNPQSLLWKDPALSKVNRFCRESRCLDQWVPVINLPD, encoded by the exons ATGTGCAATATGACTGTTGAAGAAAACAGCGCAGATCATTCTTCACAGAG gATGGTGTCGGTGGCTGAAGCGTTAGAGGAGGTGCTGAGCTCTGCCTTGCCTCAGAATTGCATCACGGTTGGAGTCTACGAGGCTGCGAAGTCACTCAACGC CGATCCAGACAACGTGGTGTTGTGTCTGCTGGCCACAGAcggcgaggaggaggacgtgGCTCTGCAGATCCATTTCACCCTAATCCAGGCGTTCTGCCGCGAAAATGACATCAACATCCTACGAGTGAGCAACATCAGACGTCTAGCAGAAATCCTGGGTGGAGGGAAACCCGGTGGGGAGCCCATGGACCTGCACTGTGTTCTAGTTACT AACCCTCAGTCGCTGCTGTGGAAAGATCCTGCACTGAGCAAAGTCAACAGATTCTGCAGAGAAAGTCGCTGCTTGGATCAGTGGGTGCCCGTCATTAACCTGCCCGACTGA
- the znf648 gene encoding zinc finger protein 648, whose protein sequence is MEEEMSLAKEKHQARLSDVENESDADVMNSPSESSDYGILYLNPQTPNWSLVEKFANLPGEGPGEKMMGLCNDQGHHVQVLSRCKETLTNDAIHIFNGMFLEATQKSCSKNLKTNQVRKDVLPKTKASKMEAELEENSPGGGENKNEKKRVKSPPVKKLHKKQENDKIPRLLVAMKKREADTQHRPFQCRQCHWAFKKLSNLQSHLQTHSGLKPHVCDICGKAYSHQGTLQQHKRLHTGERPYHCPFCVKTYIWSSDYRKHIRTHTGEKPYVCDSCGKDFIRSSDLRKHKRNLHTNNKPFPCRHCGKTFYKPLSLKRHERKHLGERPFSCPDCGKTFTLPSRLEEHSKVHTGVRPFVCSVCSKCFTKSSNLAEHEAIHSGAQPFKCEECGVAFALASRLVRHQYVHNKGKPLQCTGCSKNFSQPNMLKLHQEQTCVGRIFVCVACHKSFKCAAKLAQHMLHHRDVSSGV, encoded by the coding sequence ATGGAGGAGGAAATGTCTcttgcaaaagaaaaacaccaagcAAGACTTTCAGATGTGGAGAATGAAAGTGATGCTGATGTGATGAACTCACCGTCAGAGAGCAGTGACTATGGAATCCTTTACCTGAACCCTCAAACACCAAACTGGTCTCTGGTGGAGAAGTTTGCCAACCTTCCAGGAGAAGGTCCAGGAGAGAAAATGATGGGATTATGTAATGACCAAGGCCACCATGTTCAAGTATTGTCACGGTGCAAGGAAACTCTTACTAATGATGCAATCCACATATTTAATGGCATGTTTTTGGAGGCAACTCAAAAGAGTTGTTCCAAAAACCTCAAGACCAACCAAGTGCGAAAGGATGTCTTACCCAAAACGAAGGCGTCTAAGATGGAAGCTGAGCTAGAGGAAAATTCTCCAGGTGGAGGTGAGAACAAGAATGAAAAGAAGAGAGTGAAAAGTCCACCTGTGAAGAAATTGcataaaaaacaggaaaatgacAAGATTCCTCGACTTTTGGTGGCAATGAAAAAGCGTGAAGCCGACACACAGCACCGTCCCTTCCAGTGTCGGCAATGTCACTGGgcctttaagaagctgagcaATCTGCAGAGTCACTTACAAACTCACTCTGGCCTCAAGCCACATGTGTGTGACATATGTGGCAAAGCTTACTCCCATCAAGGCACACTACAGCAGCACAAGCGTCTGCACACAGGTGAAAGACCGTACCACTGCCCTTTCTGTGTCAAGACCTACATTTGGTCCTCAGATTACCGCAAGCACATACGCACTCACACTGGTGAGAAACCGTATGTCTGTGACTCCTGCGGGAAGGATTTCATCCGCTCGTCTGACCTGCGCAAGCACAAGCGGAACTTGCACACGAACAACAAGCCCTTCCCGTGCAGGCACTGTGGCAAGACCTTCTACAAACCACTCTCCCTGAAGCGCCATGAGCGAAAGCACCTGGGGGAACGGCCTTTCTCCTGCCCTGACTGTGGGAAGACGTTTACCCTTCCAAGTCGTTTGGAGGAGCACAGCAAGGTCCACACAGGTGTGCGTCCGTTCGTCTGCTCCGTGTGCTCCAAGTGCTTTACTAAGTCCTCCAACCTGGCCGAGCATGAGGCCATCCACAGCGGAGCGCAACCGTTCAAGTGTGAGGAGTGTGGCGTGGCATTTGCCCTGGCCTCCCGCCTCGTTCGTCACCAGTACGTCCACAACAAGGGGAAACCGCTGCAGTGCACTGGCTGCAGCAAGAACTTCAGCCAGCCAAACATGCTGAAGCTTCACCAGGAGCAAACCTGCGTCGGGAGAATCTTTGTCTGTGTGGCGTGTCACAAGTCGTTCAAGTGTGCAGCAAAGCTAGCTCAGCACATGCTGCACCACAGGGACGTGAGCAGCGGAGTCTGA